One Neodiprion pinetum isolate iyNeoPine1 chromosome 1, iyNeoPine1.2, whole genome shotgun sequence genomic window carries:
- the LOC124220480 gene encoding E3 ubiquitin-protein ligase RNF123 isoform X2, translated as MNMAEILRNVFGPGVLAEESAAKDTKDRGKLPEKSGYARVVRYLGTANDFMKMVLSGENESASSSMVEEDARPGRIGPRIVRFDVSTHHGLFIVSPDRLSVNSQSNFSTMRANVGLFAGKWMYELQLGSKGVMQVGWGTAQCKFSQESGVGDTINSYAYDGNRVRRWNVTTHKYGEPWLSGDIIGCALDLDQGDVEFYRNGRSMGKAFGGICTGAGMAYFPTVSLAFTENLTANFGSTPLRYPVQGYETPQASPADQVSKAILVFEWLRKVILLIDNGRESMVEDDDDEEGKVPFSETMSCNAFLASLARAILKNLGPLLAIPYVTEAVFVRFLRELSGAGESPAKGADSSRVRICLDLLWTFLEDEEMKSCLESTVVYLLSSFRHVSLQLEYPDQCRSLILLTNLCQHTATRQHLLQHILFDRVRFANFVHVKPLDESGLAEVVGSTWWETDPVDGAVEVNRKQYLHACDRIKSAISEVEALQVELLVTLLDNNDGTPYSPTSRTIFLKKFRRFVQENLISSRTMPVLQTPLPITLCCFHRLLVAFRVLWDAEIASHPVYVPCRAFYDASINFAGIDRLGGVLSHLNKTYKNELLHLLGPEHEVLVAMEQAQDPSNPFSGGPARLGELPLAIPAFARMVTVNSSGPASPMILERLGYFPYSREDRTPLRLGPANPAMSLLELLDGIILFYHVAAKRQIAKVASLRESMAEYITAMAEVKARLEITKKQPKDPDAAAMNRELARTMVVFDTKLAEQARHMAWVRAAVYSKEKQAQLAWLLRVVTLTLTSASEEGNMFSFVPDFYLEAMTDLSVGIRNHVHPTAPIEDIPEYQEMLVEVARFLCDHFLDPRIIHANAKDTLILTLAGYVSNSLTLGPLERVPIESRVKVVNSLLRPYENRAWAQSNWVLVRFWQGCGFAFRYEKSPHLAKKIGPKMLQQESISQPIKPCPSLIYQAHVRDALLSNPTTTTQFLNSLLNQLNWAFSEFIGMLQEIQNVSSRPERVLIESRQLKICATCFDLAISLLRVLEMIATLAPGVFTDDSQASSENLLARLCQLLCQILNRVSSQSGCFQHVVLLDIPDLETVDHFPILTAVVGILLILLKEDVSTFKTGRREIPKVTRALLTEPSFQIGSLYFILGDLKPKNQKIKNIKPFCLQNYKEDVTEQEINSVREMLRYLDLNRTMLTETKVLTDDENICTICYAYTISATFKPCNHRSCRACIAHHLLNSRECFFCKATINQVTDLEGELLHDFTSDYLLEKITTDRS; from the exons ATGAACATGGCAGAGATACTTCGAAACGTATTTGGACCAGGTGTGCTAGCCGAGGAAAGCGCGGCAAAGGATACCAAAGATCGCGGAAAGCTTCCGGAGAAATCGGGATATGCGAG GGTGGTTCGGTATCTTGGAACGGCGAATGATTTCATGAAAATGGTGCTGTCGGGTGAAAATGAGTCGGCCTCATCGTCAATGGTAGAGGAAGACGCGAGACCCGGTCGAATAGGGCCGAGAATTGTGCGTTTCGACGTCTCCACGCACCACGGTCTCTTCATCGTATCTCCGGATAGATTGAGCGTCAATTCTCAGAGTAACTTTAGCACGATGAGGGCAAACGTCGGTCTCTTCGCCGGCAAGTGGATGTACGAACTCCAGCTAGGCTCGAAGGGAGTCATGCAGGTGGGCTGGGGAACGGCTCAGTGCAAGTTTAGCCAAGAGTCAGGCGTCG GCGACACCATAAACTCGTATGCCTACGATGGGAATCGGGTTCGAAGATGGAACGTAACGACCCACAAGTATGGGGAGCCCTGGCTCTCCGGCGATATAATCGGCTGCGCTCTGGACCTTGACCAGGGAGACGTGGAATTCTACAGAAACGGGAGGTCTATGGGAAAAGCGTTCGGGGGGATCTGCACGGGTGCTGGAATGGCCTACTTTCCCACAGTCAGCCTGGCGTTCACCGAAAATCTGACGGCTAACTTTGGCTCGACACCTCTGCGTTACCCGGTTCAAGGATATGAAACTCCTCAGGCATCCCCAGCCGATCAAGTCAGTAAAGCAATTCTTGTGTTCGAGTGGCTCAGGAAGGTGATACTTCTGATCGATAACGGACGTGAGTCCATGGTCgaagatgacgatgatgaaGAGGGTAAAGTGCCCTTCTCCGAGACCATGAGCTGCAACGCTTTTCTTGCCTCTCTGGCAAGAGCTATCCTCAAAAATCTAGGACCACTTTTGGCGATACCTTACGTGACAGAGGCCGTCTTTGTTCGCTTTCTAAGGGAGCTGTCTGGCGCTGGCGAAAGTCCGGCAAAAGGTGCCGATTCGAGTCGCGTCCGAATCTGCCTCGATCTTCTTTGGACGTTCCTGGAGGACGAAGAGATGAAGTCCTGCCTTGAGAGCACCGTGGTCTATCTTCTCTCTTCATTTCGGCACGTATCCCTTCAACTCGAGTATCCTGACCAGTGCAGGAGCCTGATTCTTCTAACGAATCTCTGCCAGCACACTGCGACGAGGCAACATCTTTTGCAGCACATCCTTTTCGACAGGGTTCGCTTTGCTAACTTCGTCCATGTTAAGCCTCTGGATGAGAGTGGACTCGCAGAGGTCGTCGGTAGTACTTGGTGGGAAACTGACCCCGTTGATGGGGCCGTAGAAGTCAATAGGAAGCAGTATCTTCACGCCTGTGACCGCATCAAGAGCGCTATTTCCG AGGTCGAGGCACTTCAGGTTGAGCTGCTTGTCACGCTATTGGACAACAACGACGGAACTCCATACTCGCCTACGTCGCGAACAATCTTCCTCAAGAAGTTTCGCCGCTTCGTCCAAGAGAACTTGATCTCAAGTCGC ACGATGCCGGTGCTCCAGACCCCGCTGCCCATTACTCTTTGCTGTTTCCACCGGCTGCTGGTTGCCTTCAGGGTGCTGTGGGACGCAGAAATCGCTTCGCATCCAGTATACGTGCCATGCAG AGCCTTCTACGACGCGTCTATAAATTTCGCGGGGATAGACAGACTCGGTGGGGTCCTTTCACACCTGAACAAAACCTACAAGAACGAGCTTCTGCATCTTCTCGGTCCTGAACACGAGGTGCTAGTTGCAATGGAGCAGGCACAAGATCCGTCGAATCCTTTTTCCGGTGGACCAGCACGTTTAGGTGAACTTCCTCTTGCAATCCCTGCCTTTGCGAGAATGGTGACAGTCAATTCGTCGGGCCCGGCGAGTCCCATGATCTTGGAAAGGCTTGGCTACTTCCCTTACAGCCGGGAGGACAGGACACCGTTGCGGCTGGGGCCGGCCAACCCAGCAATGTCCCTCCTAGAGCTTCTCGATGGGATAATACTATTTTATCACGTCGCGGCGAAGAGACAGATTGCTAAGGTCGCCAGCCTTCGTGAAAGCATGGCCGAGTACATCACTGCAATGGCCGAAGTTAAGGCTCGTCTAGAGATTACCAAGAAGCAGCCGAAGGACCCCGATGCTGCTGCGATGAACCGCGAACTCGCAAGGACAATGGTAGTCTTCGACACTAAGCTCGCCGAGCAGGCGAGGCACATGGCGTGGGTCAGGGCGGCCGTTTACTCCAAGGAAAAACAAGCGCAGCTTGCATGGCTGCTGAGAGTGGTCACCTTGACTCTAACGTCCGCGAGTGAGGAGGGCAACATGTTCAGCTTCGTGCCTGACTTCTACCTCGAGGCCATGACCGACCTCAGTGTTGGGATCAGGAACCATGTACATCCAACCGCCCCAATTGAAGACATTCCTGAGTATCAAGAGATGCTAGTCGAGGTTGCACGGTTCCTGTGTGATCACTTCCTCGATCCACGGATTATTCACGCGAATGCAAAGGACACTCTCATCCTCACCTTAGCAGGATACGTTTCAAACTCTCTGACTCTTGGACCCCTCGAAAGAGTCCCGATCGAGTCGAGGGTCAAAGTCGTAAACAGTCTTTTACGGCCCTATGAGAACAGAGCTTGGGCTCAGTCCAACTGGGTATTAGTCAGATTCTGGCAGGGCTGCGGATTCGCTTTCCGATACGAGAAGAGTCCACATCTCGCGAAAAAGATCGGACCCAAGATGCTTCAGCAAGAGTCAATATCGCAGCCTATAA AGCCATGTCCTTCTCTGATATACCAGGCTCACGTAAGGGACGCTCTTTTGTCAAATCCAACAACAACGACGCAGTTTTTGAACTCGCTTCTGAACCAGCTTAACTGGGCTTTCTCAGAGTTCATTGGGATGCTGCAAGAGATCCAAAACGTGTCTTCAAGACCAGAACGCGTCCTAATCGAGTCACGCCAACTTAAAATATGCGCAACCTGCTTCGATCTGGCCATTTCTTTGCTGAGGGTGCTGGAGATGATTGCTACTCTGGCACCCGGCGTTTTTACTGACGATTCTCAAGCCTCCAGTGAAAATCTACTTGCCAGGCTGTGCCAG CTGCTCTGCCAAATACTGAATCGTGTCAGCTCGCAGTCCGGTTGCTTTCAGCACGTTGTGCTACTCGATATTCCAGACTTGGAAACCGTTGACCACTTCCCAATTCTTACCGCAGTTGTTGGAATTCTGCTGATTTTGCTCAAGGAGGACGTATCAACATTCAAAA CCGGACGCAGAGAAATTCCAAAAGTAACTAGAGCCCTACTTACTGAGCCCAGCTTCCAAATTGGCTCGCTTTACTTTATCCTCGGAGACTTGAAACCGAAGAATCAGAAGATCAAGAATATAAAGCCATTTTGCCTTCAAAACT ATAAAGAGGACGTCACCGAACAGGAGATAAACAGTGTAAGGGAGATGCTCAGATACTTGGACTTGAATAGAACAATGTTAACTGAGACCAAAGTATTGACCGACGACGAgaatatttgtacaatttGTTACGCGTATACGATCTCTGCGACATTCAAACCATGCAATCACCGTTCATGCCGAGCCTGCATCGCTCACCATTTATTGAACAGtagagaatgttttttttgCAAAGCTACCATAAACCAAGTTACAGATCTTGAAGGGGAATTGTTACATGACTTCACTAGTGACTACTTGCTGGAAAAGATCACCACTGACAGATCCTGA
- the LOC124220480 gene encoding E3 ubiquitin-protein ligase RNF123 isoform X4, whose protein sequence is MGKAFGGICTGAGMAYFPTVSLAFTENLTANFGSTPLRYPVQGYETPQASPADQVSKAILVFEWLRKVILLIDNGRESMVEDDDDEEGKVPFSETMSCNAFLASLARAILKNLGPLLAIPYVTEAVFVRFLRELSGAGESPAKGADSSRVRICLDLLWTFLEDEEMKSCLESTVVYLLSSFRHVSLQLEYPDQCRSLILLTNLCQHTATRQHLLQHILFDRVRFANFVHVKPLDESGLAEVVGSTWWETDPVDGAVEVNRKQYLHACDRIKSAISEVEALQVELLVTLLDNNDGTPYSPTSRTIFLKKFRRFVQENLISSRSEFLQTMPVLQTPLPITLCCFHRLLVAFRVLWDAEIASHPVYVPCRAFYDASINFAGIDRLGGVLSHLNKTYKNELLHLLGPEHEVLVAMEQAQDPSNPFSGGPARLGELPLAIPAFARMVTVNSSGPASPMILERLGYFPYSREDRTPLRLGPANPAMSLLELLDGIILFYHVAAKRQIAKVASLRESMAEYITAMAEVKARLEITKKQPKDPDAAAMNRELARTMVVFDTKLAEQARHMAWVRAAVYSKEKQAQLAWLLRVVTLTLTSASEEGNMFSFVPDFYLEAMTDLSVGIRNHVHPTAPIEDIPEYQEMLVEVARFLCDHFLDPRIIHANAKDTLILTLAGYVSNSLTLGPLERVPIESRVKVVNSLLRPYENRAWAQSNWVLVRFWQGCGFAFRYEKSPHLAKKIGPKMLQQESISQPIKPCPSLIYQAHVRDALLSNPTTTTQFLNSLLNQLNWAFSEFIGMLQEIQNVSSRPERVLIESRQLKICATCFDLAISLLRVLEMIATLAPGVFTDDSQASSENLLARLCQLLCQILNRVSSQSGCFQHVVLLDIPDLETVDHFPILTAVVGILLILLKEDVSTFKTGRREIPKVTRALLTEPSFQIGSLYFILGDLKPKNQKIKNIKPFCLQNYKEDVTEQEINSVREMLRYLDLNRTMLTETKVLTDDENICTICYAYTISATFKPCNHRSCRACIAHHLLNSRECFFCKATINQVTDLEGELLHDFTSDYLLEKITTDRS, encoded by the exons ATGGGAAAAGCGTTCGGGGGGATCTGCACGGGTGCTGGAATGGCCTACTTTCCCACAGTCAGCCTGGCGTTCACCGAAAATCTGACGGCTAACTTTGGCTCGACACCTCTGCGTTACCCGGTTCAAGGATATGAAACTCCTCAGGCATCCCCAGCCGATCAAGTCAGTAAAGCAATTCTTGTGTTCGAGTGGCTCAGGAAGGTGATACTTCTGATCGATAACGGACGTGAGTCCATGGTCgaagatgacgatgatgaaGAGGGTAAAGTGCCCTTCTCCGAGACCATGAGCTGCAACGCTTTTCTTGCCTCTCTGGCAAGAGCTATCCTCAAAAATCTAGGACCACTTTTGGCGATACCTTACGTGACAGAGGCCGTCTTTGTTCGCTTTCTAAGGGAGCTGTCTGGCGCTGGCGAAAGTCCGGCAAAAGGTGCCGATTCGAGTCGCGTCCGAATCTGCCTCGATCTTCTTTGGACGTTCCTGGAGGACGAAGAGATGAAGTCCTGCCTTGAGAGCACCGTGGTCTATCTTCTCTCTTCATTTCGGCACGTATCCCTTCAACTCGAGTATCCTGACCAGTGCAGGAGCCTGATTCTTCTAACGAATCTCTGCCAGCACACTGCGACGAGGCAACATCTTTTGCAGCACATCCTTTTCGACAGGGTTCGCTTTGCTAACTTCGTCCATGTTAAGCCTCTGGATGAGAGTGGACTCGCAGAGGTCGTCGGTAGTACTTGGTGGGAAACTGACCCCGTTGATGGGGCCGTAGAAGTCAATAGGAAGCAGTATCTTCACGCCTGTGACCGCATCAAGAGCGCTATTTCCG AGGTCGAGGCACTTCAGGTTGAGCTGCTTGTCACGCTATTGGACAACAACGACGGAACTCCATACTCGCCTACGTCGCGAACAATCTTCCTCAAGAAGTTTCGCCGCTTCGTCCAAGAGAACTTGATCTCAAGTCGC TCCGAATTCCTACAGACGATGCCGGTGCTCCAGACCCCGCTGCCCATTACTCTTTGCTGTTTCCACCGGCTGCTGGTTGCCTTCAGGGTGCTGTGGGACGCAGAAATCGCTTCGCATCCAGTATACGTGCCATGCAG AGCCTTCTACGACGCGTCTATAAATTTCGCGGGGATAGACAGACTCGGTGGGGTCCTTTCACACCTGAACAAAACCTACAAGAACGAGCTTCTGCATCTTCTCGGTCCTGAACACGAGGTGCTAGTTGCAATGGAGCAGGCACAAGATCCGTCGAATCCTTTTTCCGGTGGACCAGCACGTTTAGGTGAACTTCCTCTTGCAATCCCTGCCTTTGCGAGAATGGTGACAGTCAATTCGTCGGGCCCGGCGAGTCCCATGATCTTGGAAAGGCTTGGCTACTTCCCTTACAGCCGGGAGGACAGGACACCGTTGCGGCTGGGGCCGGCCAACCCAGCAATGTCCCTCCTAGAGCTTCTCGATGGGATAATACTATTTTATCACGTCGCGGCGAAGAGACAGATTGCTAAGGTCGCCAGCCTTCGTGAAAGCATGGCCGAGTACATCACTGCAATGGCCGAAGTTAAGGCTCGTCTAGAGATTACCAAGAAGCAGCCGAAGGACCCCGATGCTGCTGCGATGAACCGCGAACTCGCAAGGACAATGGTAGTCTTCGACACTAAGCTCGCCGAGCAGGCGAGGCACATGGCGTGGGTCAGGGCGGCCGTTTACTCCAAGGAAAAACAAGCGCAGCTTGCATGGCTGCTGAGAGTGGTCACCTTGACTCTAACGTCCGCGAGTGAGGAGGGCAACATGTTCAGCTTCGTGCCTGACTTCTACCTCGAGGCCATGACCGACCTCAGTGTTGGGATCAGGAACCATGTACATCCAACCGCCCCAATTGAAGACATTCCTGAGTATCAAGAGATGCTAGTCGAGGTTGCACGGTTCCTGTGTGATCACTTCCTCGATCCACGGATTATTCACGCGAATGCAAAGGACACTCTCATCCTCACCTTAGCAGGATACGTTTCAAACTCTCTGACTCTTGGACCCCTCGAAAGAGTCCCGATCGAGTCGAGGGTCAAAGTCGTAAACAGTCTTTTACGGCCCTATGAGAACAGAGCTTGGGCTCAGTCCAACTGGGTATTAGTCAGATTCTGGCAGGGCTGCGGATTCGCTTTCCGATACGAGAAGAGTCCACATCTCGCGAAAAAGATCGGACCCAAGATGCTTCAGCAAGAGTCAATATCGCAGCCTATAA AGCCATGTCCTTCTCTGATATACCAGGCTCACGTAAGGGACGCTCTTTTGTCAAATCCAACAACAACGACGCAGTTTTTGAACTCGCTTCTGAACCAGCTTAACTGGGCTTTCTCAGAGTTCATTGGGATGCTGCAAGAGATCCAAAACGTGTCTTCAAGACCAGAACGCGTCCTAATCGAGTCACGCCAACTTAAAATATGCGCAACCTGCTTCGATCTGGCCATTTCTTTGCTGAGGGTGCTGGAGATGATTGCTACTCTGGCACCCGGCGTTTTTACTGACGATTCTCAAGCCTCCAGTGAAAATCTACTTGCCAGGCTGTGCCAG CTGCTCTGCCAAATACTGAATCGTGTCAGCTCGCAGTCCGGTTGCTTTCAGCACGTTGTGCTACTCGATATTCCAGACTTGGAAACCGTTGACCACTTCCCAATTCTTACCGCAGTTGTTGGAATTCTGCTGATTTTGCTCAAGGAGGACGTATCAACATTCAAAA CCGGACGCAGAGAAATTCCAAAAGTAACTAGAGCCCTACTTACTGAGCCCAGCTTCCAAATTGGCTCGCTTTACTTTATCCTCGGAGACTTGAAACCGAAGAATCAGAAGATCAAGAATATAAAGCCATTTTGCCTTCAAAACT ATAAAGAGGACGTCACCGAACAGGAGATAAACAGTGTAAGGGAGATGCTCAGATACTTGGACTTGAATAGAACAATGTTAACTGAGACCAAAGTATTGACCGACGACGAgaatatttgtacaatttGTTACGCGTATACGATCTCTGCGACATTCAAACCATGCAATCACCGTTCATGCCGAGCCTGCATCGCTCACCATTTATTGAACAGtagagaatgttttttttgCAAAGCTACCATAAACCAAGTTACAGATCTTGAAGGGGAATTGTTACATGACTTCACTAGTGACTACTTGCTGGAAAAGATCACCACTGACAGATCCTGA